A section of the Bos indicus isolate NIAB-ARS_2022 breed Sahiwal x Tharparkar chromosome 26, NIAB-ARS_B.indTharparkar_mat_pri_1.0, whole genome shotgun sequence genome encodes:
- the SEMA4G gene encoding semaphorin-4G — protein MWGRLWPFLLSFLTATAVPGPSLRRPSRELDATPRMTIPYEELSGTRHFKGQAQNYSTLLLEEASARLLVGARGALFSLNAQDIGDGTHKEIRWEASPEMQSKCHQKGKNNQTECFNHVRFLQRLNATHLYTCGTHAFQPLCAAIDAEAFTLPTSFEEGKEKCPYDPARGFTGLIIDGGLYTATRYEFRSIPDIRRSRHPHSLRTEEAPMHWLNDAEFVFSVLVRESQASAVGDDDKVYYFFTERAAEEGAGSFAQSRSSHRVARVARVCKGDLGGKKILQKKWTSFLKARLICHIPQYEMLRSVCSLQADTSAHTHFYAAFTLTTQWKTLEASAICRYDLAEVQAVFAGPYMEYQDGVRRWGRYEGGVPEPRPGSCITDSLRSRGYNSSQDLPSLVLDFVKLHPLMARPVVPTRGRPLLLKRSVRYTHLTGTPVSTPAGPTYDLLFLGTADGWIHKAVVLGSGMHIIEETQVLKEPQSVENLVISPMQHSLYVGAPSGIIQLPLSSCSRYRSCYDCILARDPYCGWDPSTHACMVTTTIANRSQSSRTALIQDMERGNRGCEGNRDTGPPPPLKTRSVLRGDDVLLPCDQPSNLARALWLLNGSMGLSDGQDGYRVGVDGLLVTDTQPEHSGNYGCYAEENGLRTLLASYSLTVRPATPAPAPQAPAMPGAQLAPDVRLLYVLAIAALGGLCLILASSLFYVACLRGGGRGHRRKYSLGRAGRAGGSAVQLQTVSGQCPGEDDDGDDGERAGGLEGGCLQIIPGEGTPAPPPPPPPPPPTELTNGLVTLPSRLRRMNGNSYVLLRQSNNGVPAGPCSFTEELSRILEKRKHTQLVEHLDESSV, from the exons ATGTGGGGGAGGCTCTGGCCCTTCCTCCTGAGCTTCCTCACAGCAACTGCAGTCCCTGGACCCTCACTGCGGAGACCATCCAGAGAACTAGATGCCACCCCACGGATGACCATCCCCTACGAAG AGCTCTCTGGGACCCGGCACTTCAAGGGCCAAGCCCAGAACTACTCAACACTGCTGCTGGAGGAGGCCTCTGCAAGGCTGCTGGTGGGAGCCCGAGGTGCCCTGTTCTCTCTCAATGCGCAAGACATAGGAGATGGGACTCACAAAGAG ATTCGCTGGGAGGCCTCTCCAGAGATGCAAAGCAAATGTCatcaaaaagggaaaaacaaccaG ACCGAGTGCTTCAACCATGTGCGATTCCTGCAGCGGCTCAATGCCACCCACCTCTACACATGTGGGACTCATGCCTTCCAGCCTCTCTGTGCAGCCATT GATGCTGAGGCCTTCACCTTGCCAACCAGCTTCgaggaggggaaagagaagtGTCCTTACGACCCAGCCCGCGGCTTCACTGGCCTCATCATTG ATGGAGGCCTCTACACAGCCACTCGGTATGAATTCCGGAGCATCCCTGACATCCGCCGGAGCCGGCACCCACActccctgaggacagaggaggcacCAATGCACTGGCTCAATG ATGCTGAGTTTGTGTTCTCCGTCCTGGTGCGGGAGAGCCAGGCCAGTGCCGTGGGTGACGACGACAAAGTTTACTACTTCTTCACGGAGCGTGCTGCTGAGGAGGGTGCAGGCAGCTTTGCTCAGAGCCGCAGCAGTCACCGCGTGGCCCGTGTGGCCCGGGTGTGCAAG gGAGACCTGGGAGGGAAGAAGATCCTGCAGAAGAAGTGGACCTCCTTCTTGAAGGCACGCCTCATCTGCCACATCCCACAGTATGAGATGCTGCGCAGTGTCTGCAGCCTGCAAGCTGAcacctcagcacacacacacttctatgCGGCCTTCACGCTGACCACACAGTG GAAGACCCTCGAGGCCTCAGCCATATGCCGCTATGACCTGGCCGAGGTGCAGGCTGTCTTCGCAGGCCCCTACATGGAATACCAGGATGGTGTCCGGCGCTGGGGCCGCTACGAGGGTGGGGTGCCAGAGCCCCGGCCTGGCTCG TGCATTACAGATTCACTGCGAAGCCGAGGCTACAACTCATCCCAGGACTTGCCATCTCTGGTTCTGGACTTTGTGAAGTTACACCCACTGATGGCTCGGCCTGTGGTGCCCACACGCGGACGGCCCCTGCTGCTCAAGCGCAGTGTGCGCTACACACACCTCACGGGGACACCTGTCAGCACACCTGCCGGACCCACCTATGACCTGCTCTTTCTGGGCACAG CTGATGGCTGGAtccacaaggctgtggtcctgggCTCTGGGATGCACATTATTGAAGAGACACAGGTGTTAAAGGAGCCCCAGTCTGTGGAGAACCTGGTCATCTCTCCGATGCAG CATAGCCTCTACGTGGGGGCCCCAAGTGGCATCATCCAGCTACCACTGTCCAGCTGCTCCCGCTACCGCTCCTGCTATGACTGCATCCTGGCCCGGGACCCCTACTGTGGCTGGGACCCCAGCACCCATGCCTGCATGGTGACCACCACCATAGCCAACAGGTCCCAAAGTAGCAG GACAGCACTCATACAGGACATGGAGAGAGGAAACCGAGGCTGCGAGGGCAACAGGGACACAG ggccaccaccaccactgaaGACCCGTTCTGTGCTCCGGGGTGATGATGTCCTATTGCCCTGTGACCAGCCATCCAACCTGGCCCGGGCCTTGTGGCTGCTCAATGGGAGCATGGGCCTGAGCGATGGGCAGGATGGCTACCGCGTGGGTGTGGATGGGCTGCTGGTAACAGACACGCAGCCTGAGCACAGCGGCAACTACGGCTGCTATGCTGAAGAGAACGGCCTCCGCACCCTGCTGGCCTCCTACAGCCTCACGGTGCGACCAGCCACtccagcccctgctccacaagCCCCTGCCATGCCTGGGGCACAGCTGGCACCGGATGTGCGGCTGCTCTACGTGTTAGCCATTGCTGCACTTGGTGGCCTCTGCCTCATCCTGGCTTCCTCCCTCTTCTACGTGGCCTGTCTTCGGGGAGGTGGACGAGGGCACCGTCGAAAATACTCACTGGGTCGGGCCGGCCGGGCAGGGGGCTCTGCTGTGCAGCTGCAGACAGTCTCAGGCCAGTGTCCTGGAGAGGATGATGACGGTGATGATGGGGAACGGGCTGGGGGCTTAGAGGGTGGCTGCCTCCAGATCATCCCCGGAGAGGGAACCCCAGCCCCGCCGCCgccaccccccccaccaccaccaactgaGCTGACCAATGGGCTGGTGACGCTGCCCAGCCGGCTGCGCAGGATGAATGGCAACAGCTACGTGCTCCTGAGGCAGAGCAACAATGGAGTGCCAGCGGGGCCCTGCTCCTTCACCGAGGAGCTCAGCCGCATCCTGGAGAAGAGGAAGCACACACAGCTCGTAGAGCACCTGGATGAGAGCTCTGTCTGA
- the MRPL43 gene encoding large ribosomal subunit protein mL43 yields MTARGTASRFLTSVLHNGLGRYVQQLQRLSFSLSRDAPSSRGAREFVEREVTDFARRNPGVVIYVNPRPCCVPRVVAEYLNGAVREESLNCKSVEEIATLVQKLADQSGLDVIRIRKPFHTDSPSIQGQWHPFTNKPTALGGLRPREVQNPAPTQRPAQ; encoded by the exons ATGACTGCCCGCGGGACCGCGAGCCGCTTCCTGACGAGTGTCCTGCACAACGGGCTGGGTCGCTACGTGCAGCAGCTGCAGCGGCTCAGCTTTAGCCTCAGCCGTGACGCGCCCTCGTCCCGCGGCGCCAG GGAGTTCGTGGAACGGGAGGTGACCGACTTCGCCCGCCGGAATCCCGGGGTCGTCATATATGTGAACCCGCGGCCGTGCTGTGTGCCGAGAGTAGTGGCCGAATACC TTAATGGGGCTGTGCGCGAGGAGAGCCTCAATTGCAAGTCGGTCGAGGAGATCGCCACGCTGGTGCAGAAGCTGGCCGACCAGTCGGGTTTGGACGTGATCCGCATCCGCAAGCCCTTCCACACGGACAGTCCTAGCATCCAGGGTCAGTGGCACCCCTTCACCAACAAACCGACAGCACTGGGCGGGCTGCGCCCTCGAGAGGTCCAGAATCCTGCCCCGACCCAGCGGCCAGCACAATGA